In Mugil cephalus isolate CIBA_MC_2020 chromosome 11, CIBA_Mcephalus_1.1, whole genome shotgun sequence, the genomic window ataaaaacgatattaaaataatatctgatggcattcaataaacgcggacatttctagcgaccctttataaagaagcggtgtcacggtggatgtgaaactgtcacgaaaattaatctattgtttggtgcctgccgattttttctcaaattttcatgccgctcgaaacgaatttcaaactgatgtatttcagttggaagttatttcgtgctatgaggacgactgtcaatgtgacactgcgcaatgaagaggtttgattttatttcatttagactagatttgtaatggtcttatttcggtttttaatgtaacgtcaattttgctgcaggattcggcactttgagattcgaaaaaaaaattaatggttatttgttatatcggtctcttatacaggatcgctagaaatgtccgcctttattgaatgccgtcagatattattttaatatcgtttttatttatattattattgttgtagaaatgtcagtctttagtccatgacccctgacctcagaccccacccacccacctccgtccccagctcctcccactgtcgtaaagcattgaccgTAtatactagtcgtaaagcgtcttttctttcctttctccgctgagtcctctccaggacaggtaggtcgtctctctgtcctgctaatgttttgtgagctaatgtcttactttgcttacatgaagcacatcgtttacatattaaagcaatgatttctaACTTtcggtaactttcgtgtagctagcttaagccatctacgggtaatctgcggtgcctgcacgatatgcggtaacacaatgtctcattacgctgctttaaacaaaaaaacgtgatctgcttatgtgttttcaatcaaacctttctgcataaaaacaaacccagctagagcactaaagatttgcctctgttcttcttgtagttgctgtcaaaccatctcctgacctctgaccctgaatcacctcaccaacccaaaggcacttttaagagacacatctctaggaccacgctgtgccacttttgtggcctgtttcatgtgtttgtgtaatgtgctcagaacattgataatcattctgattatgtgtgttggtttaaatgaaaataaagtgaactaaatgcattccttttgtctttactgtccaggctctcatttcattgtgcctcatatttgtttataatagtcttatatccacaacacctcatttgcactaatttaccttaagctgacaaataacacctatgatattaacattgtgcatatggggtaaagatgccagactcggtacttagttcattgcaccttttaattactcatagtaacttatatctgttaataatagtgtcatattcttgtcactttaattagcgctgacaaatagcacttatgatattgcatagctttttatgactgtgtgctgtagagagatgtatacattattataactttattacatatacttataactacagatataaagcactataggcgaagtcaaaactcattatgcatcactatgcacatttagcaaagcaaagtagttatgatgcatcataacattaacaagtgactaggcagatattgacatatttataatgcactattcagattaaaattataatcattcataaccagttgtcataatgcatcatgaagttagttatgacgacttgtgaatatgtatagatggtaataatgaccattataatgctttatagacaccttataaaacattatgagtgcattcatagggcattataaatacaaccttcatagaaagtgttaccaaagattcattaaataaaagtaaagaactgtcagcaaaacagaaatgaactcATAGGATCATTAAGCATAGCATACTGCCTCCTTTTTATAACTTCCTTAATctaagtgaaaaaaacaaaacaaacaataagcTGGGGATTGATGTATTATTGTTCAAAGTAGAGTACAGTATAGACTAATATTGCCAAAGGGAACTGATGCCAAAGAGAACTTTAAAGTCAGTTGACGTTGAAGACTCTTAGCACCGTTTggatattttatattaaacgTGTCTGGAACAGttctcaaacaaaacaaaaaaaagtagaagcAGAGCATTGGTAATCACTGTGGATGACTACTGCATTTAACAAGTAAGGTTTCTCTGATGTTAAAATCAACATGTTTCATATGTCTTTGTGCTAATACTTACTAAACCCCACTAAGCCCAGGAGCCACTGCAGGAGTTCATTCTGTCACATTAGCTGTGAAGCTGTGTGTTTTATCAGTGGTGAGATGGATGTATCAAGATCAAATGTAGGACGGTGTATTTATGTTTTGATCTTCTGTTATTAATTTCATCTCCTTTTAAGCGCAAGCATTTACAGACCCAGATGAGACAGAGCATCATCGACACCCACAAAAGACCACATCACAGCCCATGTAGCAAAAATAGAGCACGCTGTCAACCGCTGGGACCACTCTCAGGCCATGAACCACAGATCTGCAGACCTGAttataaacaaaaatgcaaacaataaTTTAGAGagaatccaaaaaagcgttgaataaggtcagctggacttgtagaaggaagccatctatgtcaaaatggagaaaccttctctaaacagaggaggtggactgagatttaatttaccaactatttataattcagttttgacttctgtccccaagaagtttcaacaacattcacacattgagcctccaggttcccatggacaatagcctcgttagagctctattcatagggtaagttagcctaggcacacagttccccccattcaaggacaggtaagtatcagccattatggtaattagtgaccccagtttctggtcaagcaagtttctggtgggtgctacccacagagtttttcctatttaaacctcaatttcccactagttcatcagaactgaagaagctactcggatgagtggcgaaacgtcttcaagaaattctacaagtccagctgaccttattcaacgcttttttggattaccatgacctggatgactgagaaccttcacagacaatttAGAGAGACACACGTCAAGAAAAGATCCAATTCTCTATTTCATGTCACGCTAAATGTAATATCTGAAAAAGCATTTGACTTTTAACTACTCGTTTCCCCCTCTCTCATCCTCTGTTTAAATGTTCTCCTCCATGTGTATCGTGTTGggcatgacacacacacagaacctcACATGAGCATATGACGGAGATGAGCATTTCCCCCCTCAGCATTCAGTAACTGTTGTTAATTTGACTTTATTTCCACAACTTCCTCCTTCATGTAAAGGGGAACAAAGGCACTTATCATTTGTGCAACTGTATAAGCAATAAACATCAGATAATAGAAGGCAACAAATGTCTCAATTAGCATGAGTAAAAAGGGGAACGTTAAATCAAAACGGAGTCTTGTTGTGATACTATAATATTTTGATCGTTGTGAATTTCATATTTACAGCACAGTTtacaataattttatttttgcatacaATCGCTTCAGTGAACCCAGTAAAGGAAGTGTAACTATTCCACATTAACATGCTTTGACCACACGAGATCACTGTTGCGCATGATACGGTGTGGAAAGTAGCACAGAGGTGTATTCTGTACTGTCATCGGAAATCTACCCATAAAACTAAGAAATCACACTTGGACACCTGAAGAGAAAAGATCGACACGATAGACTGTTGGCACAGTTTCAACAACCTGCATGAGTTGGAAAATGATTCCCGCCTGCCATCTTTTCCTGCATGGGTAAGCTTCATTTCTGTCTAAATTAAACAGCGGCGCGGAGTTACGATTTGTACTTCATGGATAGATTCACGCAGAGTGGACGAAACGCTCCAGTGACCTTAAAACGACTGTAATAATTATAGCTCGGAGAATTTCGTCGTTTTGAGAGAGCGGTTTGTCTGCTGACTCAGCTGCTGTTCCTCTTTACAGACGGTTTTCAGTCTGTGCCATATATATTGAGACTTTAGTCCTGTTGTTGCCACTTCTGCCTGTTTAAGTCGTCGATTTGCGAACCAGGGACTATACGCACTGACGTTTTCTTCTATGAGTTCCCTTCACGTAAACTTGAAAGCTGAAGTACAAAATCGGAATACTGTTTGAATTTTgtaagctgtttttttcttgttttcttctttttttcccttttttttgtccgCCGACTGTAGTTGTGCACAATGAAAACTTGCCATAGACCATTTCACCTCCTGATAAGGCTGGTTTACATCACATTAGTGTCAGGTAAGACTaatgtttttaaactttaaaattttaataTCTTGAAGACTCATAAATCCgaatatagtaaaataaaatgaaatgtcgTAAAACTTCCCCTTTTATACCAACATACAAATATGTCTTGTCTAGTTCTATATTTGTGTACAGCTCCACTATATCAGAAAATAGCCTGTACACTGTTTTCTATATATCTGGATAAAATGTAAATCGAGTAGTTAGTTAGATGTGGTATATTGTACATTatactgtgtttctttctccatCACTGATCaccatgtgtttatttttgggCAGTTCTTGAGGCACAACGTATCAAAGTGTTGCCTGAAGTGACTGGATACCTTGGAGAAGATGTCACCCTGCCTTGCAACTTCATCCAAGGACAAACTCTCGACAATATTACTCAGGTTCAGTGGAATGTCCTGTCACCAGGAAACAGAACCACCCTCATAGTTTTCAACAGTGCATATGGACTGGATATTCATGAATCTCCTCTGAAAGGGAGACTGGAGATCGAAGGGGAATCACTGATAATTAAGAGTGTAGAAAAGACAGATGCAGGGTCGTACGTCTGCTCCATTTCAGCCTTTCCCAGTGGATCACATGAAGGAACCACCAAACTTATTGTTCAAGGTGAGTACAAACTTATGAAGTGATAATATGAAGTaccaactttaaaaaaaaaaatagtagccaacacaaactaaacaatcAGCACAAAAACTGTGtcttatgtttatttttatgacttGACTAAAACTCTGCATGAtgaagattcaagatcactttattgatcgcCGCAGGGAAATTTTTTTATCCAAGATTCTCAAGACAACAGGGAACATAATTGAGTCTGTATTGTATTGATAAGAATTTTTTTATCTCTAATCCATTTGTCATTAGTcaatacatctgaaaataatGTTAAACCAGCTtttgcatacacacacacaaatacacacacacacaaggacttAGATCTCTGCCCCAAGATGTTGCTGTGTAACATTATGCTTCTGAACTATACTAATTACAGCACTAATCATTTTCTTGCAACCAA contains:
- the LOC125015823 gene encoding nectin-4-like, which encodes MKTCHRPFHLLIRLVYITLVSVLEAQRIKVLPEVTGYLGEDVTLPCNFIQGQTLDNITQVQWNVLSPGNRTTLIVFNSAYGLDIHESPLKGRLEIEGESLIIKSVEKTDAGSYVCSISAFPSGSHEGTTKLIVQEKMQSAAGIVPAVVVVVVLLFVIMAAIAYLMYIRRRNSLVRHRVFIDTTGPERDVARPSVIIREEDVVYSDVKLKPSKEASPASRSKDRDTEHADDVTYSEVVVSRQLPK